A window of Dermacentor andersoni chromosome 4, qqDerAnde1_hic_scaffold, whole genome shotgun sequence genomic DNA:
TTCCTTTCCAATTCAGTGAATAATGCTTCCTTTATTCGTCAATAATTAACTAGCGCCGAGCAGGCAATGCCGAATCTGTGATGCCATGGAGACCTGGTGCGAGAAGTACAAGGTAACTGTGACGCCTGTCCTATATACTTAAgctaattattaaagggaaaatgagacatccacccgaacgtagctaagtgctacaaaggaaatccaaaCGGTTTCCTcgaagaaaagcttcgcagttgaagaaaaattcgtcctggtccgggactcgaacccgggaccttctgctagccacctggttagctcagatggtagagcggctgcaccgaaaggcgttggtcccgggttcgagtcccggaccaggacgaatttttctgcaactgcgaagcttttcttcgaggaacccgtatgggtttccccttgtagcacttagctacgttcgggtggatgtctcattttccatttattaattacttctctccacctcgcgagtttccgcagaactattacgtcatactTAAGCTAAATTCGCATGACGGTCTGCAGCGAGCATCAGCTGGCTTAGCAGCAACGAATGGCGTCGCTAACAGCTCATCTGGCTCATCTCCTTGCGGGCAGTGTGATTCGCGGCACTGAGTCGCGCGTCATATTCGTCCACAGAATTCGTTTCGTCGTGTGAATCCAAGTTCACCGATAGTCCTGCCACGCTAAGATCAACCGATTCGCGATTCCGGAAGCAACATTCGCCGATCTAGATTAACTTAATGTTTCTCTTTAGGGATTCTTTAAAGCTCTAGTTAGTTAATTATatagtttgtttttgtttgcttgttacAGGGCGACCTATTTTCACGATAGGCTGTGAACGTGACTAAGTGCCCCCACCACACCTGTGTGCACCGCCGGCGATTACTTCGCTCGTCTCCTCAACTTTTCTATGCTATTTATAATCTAACTCCAAAAAGGGGTTACTAGCCAGCAATCTTCTCCCATTAACCTCGTTTTCTTACTTCATTCCTCTGTCTCTATTTTTCTCTTTAGGCCTTTTGAGTGACTTTAGTAAAAGTCTTCGGCACGTAGGGGCTCATGTTGGATAAGCATAGTTGCGGGCGCGTCATCTAAAGCGCTGCGATCTCTAGCTTTCAGATGTATGGTCGTTTCCTTTACAGTAGATGGCCTAAATACAAGATGTTAGAGAGGTCATGGTTTTTTGGGAGAGAACGAAGAGATGATAAAGTTTGTCCCTTTGGTATACTgcaagcgtttctttttctctctcttattaGATATGTTGAAGAAAATGATGGCGTCTTTAAGAAGTGTCaattgacataaaaaaaaagaagaagaaggaaaagtaaAACAAAACGCGATACAGCTGTAAATGTGGCGCTCCATATTTTCGTACGGTGCATCTGCAGAGTAACAATCGAGAATCACTGCGCAAAAGACAAGGAGCAACTGAAATGTCATCCCTGGATCGCTCGGTGGAATTTTCATTTGGTATGCGCTACTTTGTTCACTTGTCACCTTCTACAGGCGCAAGTGCTCCGAAATGTGATCTTGATTATGTATTGCAGCGCCAAAGGTTGATTGATACAGCAGTCGCAAAGGTGGCTACTGAAATGCGCTTGCCTAATTGGTCAGTGTGCCGTGTGCCCTTGCGCAGTGTTTCCGGTACGTACGTCGCTGAAACACTCCCTCCATACGCTAAAAATTTCGAGTCTTTCGCTGCAGCTCAGctcgtttctttccttcttcaagACTATACGCAAAACTCGCGGACAAAGCACGCGGACTTAAGATACACAGTACACGTGTCTTTCCTCCTGTTATCACCCTCGCGCAGCAGAGTGAGTGTTGTCTGTTTagtgcgcgaagaaaaaaaaagcaataatgtGTCCCTTGTAGAATCCACGTTCAATTCGGCAACTTCTGAGAATTCGTGATGGCAACAACAGGCACGAATACGACATGCTATGGCAGCACTCTGATTTTGTACAAGCTTTATTCTTTCTGTCGGTTTCGACAGCACTTTTCTCGCACGGTAACGTACGTCCAGCGCATTGCGGAGAGCGCGCTGCATGTACCGGTCAGAAGGAACAGGCCCGAGTAGCTTCCCAGCTTGTCCCTGAAGTAACCTGCATGTTGAAACTAAAGTTTAGCGACAGTACGCAAGGGgtagaaagagaaagagggaaaCAGAATTTGGGAGGAAGACCGAGAGGTTAACTACAAGAGAACGTGTCTCTTCAAATCGTACACAGGGGTAGCAGAGCAAGTGAACCTAAAAGATGGAAAATGGAGAGCCCAAGAAGACACGTGAGCGCGGAAAGGATGCGTACTGGAGCGTAAGGGTCGTGAGCACAAGTGCATTGACCACCTTCTGTTGCGATGACCACCTTCTTCTACGATGGAGGGACCAGAACTTCCAGATCATCTGCTTCAAAAATGTTAGTCCTCTACTCCTAGTCAGTATAGCTGAGAATTGCCAGCTTTGAGCACAAAATGAAGCAACTTGAGGACGCTACGAAAAAGGACTGAAATTTATATTCTGGAGAACTGGCAATCAGTAAATGGGGTAGCAGCCTAGACAACTTCATAAAGCGAACGCATTTAGAAGGTAATCAGCAGCTTTCCCCCAATACGGGCCAACGCACTGCTGACTATACAATTTATGCAAATTAGGCAAAACGTGACGACTAAACTAATTTGCCTATCATCATGCCCAGGAAtttggacattgccccttcgGCAATTTGTTGAGCTGCACCGCAATACAACAGCATAACTCATAATGGCTTAGTTTCATCAAGTTGCTAACCGTTAAGTTATGCTGGtgtattgtggcgaagttcaacaGATTGAGGGGTAATGTCAAAAATTCCTGGTCATGTAAGACAACAAGGTGCGTTGTCAAAAGGTACAAATAGGGTACAGGTACAAATATACTTCATTTACCTGCACTTGCCTGTTAGAGATGGTCTTGGTAGTCCCGTTAGTCCCACTAAGAATGAACTTAGTCCATAGGCAACACTGAAGCGACCAATGTCCACCACCTCCATGTACAACACCGGCACCAACGGCAGCGTCGAACCATTGCACCAGCCCGCCACGCCAGACACAATCACGAGCACAACGTACGAGTCACCAAATGCGAAGCAAAAGTTAGCAGCCGTCCAGACTGACATGCAGAACGCCATCAACGCTTTCCTGGACAAAAAGTTTCGGTCTGTGATCCACCCGGAAGCGAGTCTGGCCGTGAGGTCCATGCCTGTGTACGCCGAGATCAAAGTGAGCGCCCTCCATCTGTTTATGCCGTGGTCCATGGCGAGGTCGATGATAACTGTAGAAAACGTCATTGCATTTGTGACGATAACAACTTTGGACAGGACCACTACGTAGTACTTGGCAAGCGCGAGGAAACTGAACAGTTCTTTGGCCGCCAGCAGCGCTGACTTGACACCTCCGGAAGTCCTCTGCGCCGCTTCTGTAGGGTGCACTTCCGCAGCACATATCGAGAGCTTGCTGGAAGACTGCTCTGCACTAAGCGTTAGCTTCGCTTTATGCACAGGAAGCGGAAACGGCGCACCCTTTCGGCACGTGTCCGCTTTATGCGTGACGTAGTCTTCACGAAGAATATTTCGGATGGGAGCTTCTGCATCCACTGACAAGTTAGCTCTCCTTTCTGTTTTGGGGGAATCCCGCCCGCAAGTGATgttttctttcacgctcagacagcatgtgctgcaTTCAACCACGTGCACGTTTTCCGTCGGGGTGCTTCCGTCGGCAGGTTCGCTTGGCTCAAAACCCGCATTTTTCACGCCGCTCTTCAAGTTGTGCTTCGTGATGGCTGACTCCTCATTTTGACAGTGCAACGTACTGGTGGATTCTGATAGCACGCGCGCTCCCTCCGTAGTGTCCGAGTCTTGAATGTTCTGTTTAGTGACTTCCGCAGACTCCTGTGCAGGCTGAGGAGCCTGTTTTGGTGCTGGTATGCGCTGCAGTAGCGTGCCAGCAGTTCCGTTTAGTATGGTTCCACCTGCGAGCAAGAATGCACCCCGGAAGCCGAACTCGTCGAAGAAGAACTGGATTGTGGGCGGAAAGATGAGACCGCCcacggagaagccggccatgttgaGCCCAGAAGCAACAGCTCGATACTTGGTGAAGTGCTGGTTGATCACCGTGCTTGACAGGGAGAGCTGACCGACGCTTAGCCCTGGACAGTTTAACGGTAAAAAAATAACGCTGAGACCTCCTCGGAACCATAGCGTTTCCGTTTGCACATTTGCACGTACGTACCTATATCGTAATAGATCAACAAACTTTCAACCTTATACCGTTATTACGCCGCTGGTGGTCGTTTCGAAATCGAAAAAACATTTCCATGCTCTATGAAGCCATGCGCTTCGCGTTGCAGTTCATATAACGGCCTTAAATAGCAATTGTTTGAGGTAACCCACACATACGATCAAAGCGGTGAACCCGGAAAGGACAATGCAGGATTTCGCTAGAAGTATTCCTACAGAAGGGTGGcgtgttgggcgagttggtaacgCATCTTTGACCTAGGCAGCGCGAATTAATATAGCcggagggaaagaaagaacagatatatggatggatggatggatggatggatggacggacggacggacggacggacggacggacggacggacggacggatggatggatggatggatggatggatggatggatggatggatggatggatggatggatggatacaactttattgaacgtcaggcaaggtttaacgcgacccgggcttgggtctcccacgggggaacgccAAGGCCCTGCCTtagcgccgcctcacgggcttgctggactggcCAAGTCTATATGCCAAGGTCTGATCGAGCTACGCACAGCAGCAACCCACCTCAACGACAGGGTCTGCGGAGTAACTGCCATTATCCCTATAATTTCATTGCACTCCCACAACATGTATTTCAGTGTTGCTGGCCCtttctggcacaatttgcacgtgtcgtcctgatgatTATCTAGGAAGATACGTTTCAAATGGAATgggttagggaaggtgttcgtctggagctgtctccaggCGATGGCCTGGAGACAGCTCAGCACAGGTGGTCCTAAAAAAAGTT
This region includes:
- the LOC126536694 gene encoding uncharacterized protein; translated protein: MIRSAAVVYVSIIETFQTTREEAAWPVTLAATCYFSAALIAGILARHVVVWKITFTACFVAAIAVSLCFFATGVTYLALVYGVVYGLSVGQLSLSSTVINQHFTKYRAVASGLNMAGFSVGGLIFPPTIQFFFDEFGFRGAFLLAGGTILNGTAGTLLQRIPAPKQAPQPAQESAEVTKQNIQDSDTTEGARVLSESTSTLHCQNEESAITKHNLKSGVKNAGFEPSEPADGSTPTENVHVVECSTCCLSVKENITCGRDSPKTERRANLSVDAEAPIRNILREDYVTHKADTCRKGAPFPLPVHKAKLTLSAEQSSSKLSICAAEVHPTEAAQRTSGGVKSALLAAKELFSFLALAKYYVVVLSKVVIVTNAMTFSTVIIDLAMDHGINRWRALTLISAYTGMDLTARLASGWITDRNFLSRKALMAFCMSVWTAANFCFAFGDSYVVLVIVSGVAGWCNGSTLPLVPVLYMEVVDIGRFSVAYGLSSFLVGLTGLPRPSLTGYFRDKLGSYSGLFLLTGTCSALSAMRWTYVTVREKCCRNRQKE